The Micromonospora sediminicola genome contains a region encoding:
- the nuoN gene encoding NADH-quinone oxidoreductase subunit NuoN, translated as MSELKLPSIDYAALAPILIMLGAALVGVLVEAFVPRRLRNGVQLGLALLAVLAAIAMVILNSDDRLITAGGAIAVDGPTLFLQGAILVLAAMALLLVGERTVERGGAFVAHAAVTAESPEDRKQAEGVGGATEVYPLMTFAIGGMLIFVAANDLLTMFISLEVFSLPLYLLCALARRRRLLSQEAAMKYFLLGAYASAFFLFGVALIYGFTSGIPGRGAGVDFATVHAAVGQSSSSQVLLFAGMALLAIGLLFKAAAAPFHVWTPDVYQGAPTPVTGFMAACTKVAAFGALLRVFHVAFAGAAWDFTPVLGVVAVLTMLVGAVLAVTQTDIKRLLAYSSIANAGYLLVGVLAPTKSGLSGTMFYLAAYGFSVLAAFAVVTLVRDADGEATHLSRWAGLGRRSPFFAAVFTFILLAFAGIPLTSGFTSKFAVFGPALEANQAWLVIAGVLTSMVLAFPYLRVVVMMWLSEPGEATPTVAVPGALTSAALVIGVLATLVLGVVPGPLLDLTTGAAEFVR; from the coding sequence GTGAGTGAACTGAAGCTGCCGTCGATCGACTACGCGGCGCTCGCTCCCATCCTGATCATGTTGGGCGCGGCTCTGGTCGGCGTTCTGGTCGAGGCGTTCGTGCCGCGCCGTCTGCGCAACGGGGTGCAGCTCGGTCTCGCCCTGCTGGCGGTGCTGGCCGCGATCGCCATGGTGATCCTGAACTCCGACGACCGGCTGATCACCGCCGGTGGCGCGATCGCGGTGGACGGGCCGACGCTGTTCCTCCAGGGCGCCATCCTGGTCCTGGCCGCCATGGCGCTGCTGCTCGTCGGCGAGCGCACGGTGGAGCGGGGCGGCGCCTTCGTGGCGCACGCCGCGGTCACCGCCGAGTCGCCCGAGGACCGCAAGCAGGCCGAGGGCGTCGGCGGCGCCACCGAGGTCTACCCGCTGATGACGTTCGCCATCGGCGGCATGCTGATCTTCGTGGCGGCGAACGACCTGCTGACCATGTTCATCTCGCTCGAGGTCTTCTCGCTGCCGCTCTACCTGCTCTGCGCGCTGGCCCGCCGCCGGCGACTGCTGAGCCAGGAGGCGGCGATGAAGTACTTCCTGCTCGGCGCGTACGCCTCGGCGTTCTTCCTGTTCGGTGTCGCCCTGATCTACGGCTTCACCTCCGGGATCCCGGGTCGCGGGGCCGGCGTGGACTTCGCCACCGTGCACGCGGCGGTCGGCCAGTCCTCGTCCAGCCAGGTGCTGCTCTTCGCCGGCATGGCGCTGCTCGCCATCGGTCTGCTGTTCAAGGCCGCCGCCGCGCCGTTCCACGTCTGGACGCCCGACGTCTACCAGGGCGCGCCGACGCCGGTGACCGGCTTCATGGCCGCCTGCACCAAGGTCGCCGCGTTCGGCGCGCTGCTGCGGGTCTTCCACGTCGCCTTCGCCGGCGCCGCCTGGGACTTCACCCCGGTGCTCGGCGTGGTGGCGGTGCTGACCATGCTGGTCGGCGCCGTGCTCGCGGTCACCCAGACGGACATCAAGCGCCTGCTGGCGTACTCGTCGATCGCGAACGCCGGCTACCTGCTGGTGGGTGTCCTGGCGCCGACCAAGTCGGGGCTCTCCGGCACGATGTTCTACCTGGCCGCGTACGGCTTCTCGGTGCTCGCCGCGTTCGCCGTGGTGACGCTGGTGCGGGACGCCGACGGCGAGGCCACCCACCTGTCCCGCTGGGCCGGGCTGGGTCGACGCTCGCCGTTCTTCGCGGCGGTCTTCACGTTCATCCTGCTGGCCTTCGCCGGCATCCCGCTCACCAGCGGCTTCACCAGCAAGTTCGCGGTGTTCGGGCCGGCGCTGGAGGCGAACCAGGCGTGGCTGGTGATCGCCGGCGTGCTGACCAGCATGGTGCTGGCGTTCCCGTACCTGCGGGTCGTGGTGATGATGTGGCTCTCCGAGCCGGGCGAGGCGACCCCGACGGTGGCCGTGCCGGGCGCGCTCACCTCCGCGGCCCTGGTCATCGGCGTGCTGGCCACGCTGGTCCTCGGCGTGGTCCCCGGGCCGCTGCTCGACCTGACCACCGGTGCCGCCGAATTCGTCCGATGA
- a CDS encoding MFS transporter yields MTETISRTAPASAGGAVRVGAGATITTVACVLPVFLVGGLAVQLGDELGFSPAGLGLAVSVYFGVSALASVPSGALVERYGPAPVARAGVLLSAGSMLAVAALARSYPVLVALLAIGAAANALGQLASNAALAAHVPARRQGLSFGVKQAAIPVSTLLAGVAVPTVALTAGWRWAFVAAAAAALAALPAVPRSERNRDGRAASGRGGGGRGPLVVVGLAATLAAAAANALGTFLVDSSAARGLSPALAGLTLTLGSAVCVVARIGVGWFADRRARGHVGLIAGLLVAGAVGLVLLAVAGPVPLVAGVVLGFGLGWAWPGLMNFAVVRLHPQAPAAATSITQTGVYAGGSLGPLGLGTVAGAAGYPAMWLTAAVAMLLAALLMLLGARRLSRTA; encoded by the coding sequence ATGACCGAAACAATTTCGCGAACCGCTCCGGCGTCGGCCGGCGGAGCGGTCCGGGTCGGCGCCGGCGCCACCATCACCACCGTCGCCTGCGTCCTGCCGGTCTTCCTGGTCGGTGGCCTGGCCGTGCAACTCGGCGACGAGCTGGGCTTCAGCCCCGCCGGGCTGGGCCTGGCGGTCTCGGTCTACTTCGGCGTGAGCGCCCTGGCGTCGGTGCCCTCCGGGGCGCTGGTCGAGCGGTACGGGCCGGCCCCGGTCGCCCGGGCCGGCGTCCTGCTCTCCGCCGGCTCGATGCTGGCCGTGGCGGCGCTGGCCCGGTCGTACCCGGTGCTGGTGGCGCTGCTCGCGATCGGCGCCGCCGCCAACGCCCTCGGCCAGCTCGCCAGCAACGCCGCGCTGGCCGCGCACGTGCCGGCGCGGCGGCAGGGCCTCTCCTTCGGCGTGAAGCAGGCCGCCATCCCGGTCTCCACCCTGCTCGCGGGCGTGGCGGTGCCCACGGTCGCGCTGACCGCGGGGTGGCGCTGGGCCTTCGTCGCGGCTGCCGCGGCGGCGTTGGCCGCGCTCCCGGCCGTACCCCGGTCCGAGCGGAACCGGGACGGCCGCGCCGCCTCCGGGCGCGGCGGAGGCGGGCGGGGGCCGCTCGTGGTGGTGGGGCTGGCCGCCACACTGGCGGCGGCCGCGGCGAACGCGTTGGGCACGTTCCTGGTCGACTCGTCGGCCGCGCGCGGGCTCTCCCCCGCCCTGGCCGGCCTGACCCTGACGCTCGGCAGCGCGGTGTGCGTGGTCGCGCGGATCGGGGTGGGTTGGTTCGCCGACCGGCGGGCGCGCGGGCATGTCGGGTTGATCGCCGGCCTGCTGGTGGCCGGCGCCGTGGGGCTGGTCCTGCTGGCGGTGGCCGGCCCGGTGCCGCTGGTCGCCGGCGTGGTGCTCGGGTTCGGTCTCGGCTGGGCCTGGCCCGGGCTGATGAACTTCGCGGTGGTCCGCCTCCACCCGCAGGCCCCGGCCGCCGCCACCTCGATCACCCAGACCGGGGTGTACGCGGGCGGCAGCCTCGGCCCGCTCGGCCTCGGCACGGTGGCCGGCGCCGCCGGCTACCCCGCGATGTGGCTGACCGCCGCCGTGGCCATGCTCCTGGCCGCTCTGCTCATGCTCCTCGGCGCCCGCCGCCTGTCCCGCACCGCCTGA
- the nuoK gene encoding NADH-quinone oxidoreductase subunit NuoK, with amino-acid sequence MTPDYYLILAAVLFTIGAVGVLVRRNAIVLFMCVELMLNAANLTLVTFSRINGDLNGQIMAFFVMVVAAAEVVVGLAIIMAIFRTRRSASVDDANLLKY; translated from the coding sequence ATGACCCCGGACTACTACCTGATCCTCGCGGCGGTGCTGTTCACCATCGGCGCCGTCGGCGTGCTGGTCCGGCGCAACGCCATCGTGCTGTTCATGTGCGTCGAGCTGATGCTCAACGCGGCCAACCTGACGCTCGTCACGTTCAGCCGGATCAACGGTGACCTGAACGGCCAGATCATGGCGTTCTTCGTGATGGTGGTGGCGGCGGCCGAGGTCGTGGTCGGGCTCGCGATCATCATGGCGATCTTCCGGACCCGGCGCTCGGCCAGCGTCGACGACGCCAACCTGCTGAAGTACTGA
- a CDS encoding NADH-quinone oxidoreductase subunit J has protein sequence MTTQTVLAAAGDVTGGEEVTFWILAPLALIGALGMVWARNAVHSALWLVLTMLCLGVFYVLQAGPFIGMVQIIVYTGAIMMLFLFVLMLVGRDASDSLIETLRGQRVAAVVLGLGFAGLVGTGLYRALDGVRAAGLDQANAEGNVQGIARLLFTKYVFAFELTSALLITAAVGAMVLAHVERRKEDRMDQVATMKARFRPGNYPGPKPGPGVFATSSSVATPARLPDGRLTDRGIPEIMPVRDMTAEETALKGTDK, from the coding sequence ATGACCACACAGACGGTGCTCGCCGCGGCGGGCGACGTGACCGGGGGTGAGGAGGTCACCTTCTGGATCCTCGCCCCGCTGGCCCTGATCGGGGCGCTCGGCATGGTGTGGGCCCGCAACGCGGTGCACTCCGCGCTCTGGCTGGTGTTGACCATGCTCTGCCTGGGCGTGTTCTACGTGCTCCAGGCCGGGCCGTTCATCGGCATGGTGCAGATCATCGTCTACACCGGCGCGATCATGATGCTCTTCCTGTTCGTGCTGATGCTGGTCGGCCGGGACGCGTCCGACTCGCTGATCGAGACGCTGCGTGGCCAGCGGGTCGCCGCGGTGGTGCTCGGGCTCGGCTTCGCCGGCCTGGTCGGCACCGGCCTCTACCGCGCGCTCGACGGCGTGCGGGCGGCCGGGCTCGACCAGGCCAACGCCGAGGGCAACGTGCAGGGCATCGCCCGGCTGCTCTTCACCAAGTACGTCTTCGCCTTCGAGCTGACCTCGGCTCTGCTGATCACGGCCGCGGTGGGCGCGATGGTGCTGGCGCACGTGGAGCGGCGCAAGGAGGACCGGATGGACCAGGTCGCCACCATGAAGGCGCGGTTCCGGCCCGGCAACTACCCCGGCCCGAAGCCCGGTCCGGGTGTCTTCGCCACCTCCTCCTCGGTGGCCACGCCGGCCCGCCTGCCGGACGGCCGGCTCACCGACCGCGGCATCCCGGAGATCATGCCGGTGCGCGACATGACGGCCGAGGAGACCGCACTGAAGGGGACCGACAAATGA
- a CDS encoding polyprenyl synthetase family protein: MVEDVVNPAGEHSGQFGALGLHLADPRVEASVLGVLDRVEAHLRASVASADPLVTEAARHLLQAGGKRFRPLLVALGAQFGDPEAAQVVPAAVVMELTHLATLYHDDVMDEAAVRRGAPSANSRWTNSVAILVGDYLFARAADIAADLGPEAVRLQARTFARLVHGQIAETVGPRDTDPVAHYLHVIAEKTGSLIATSARFGGMFGGASPEHIEALAGYGEIIGVAFQLSDDLLDIASESVESGKTPGTDLREGVPTLPVLYALAADDSDAASVRLREILATGPLVDDALHAEALTLLRESPALKRARETVRSYAEDARARLAPLPEGPARRALESLCDYIADRTS, translated from the coding sequence ATGGTTGAAGACGTGGTGAACCCGGCTGGCGAGCATTCAGGTCAGTTCGGCGCGCTCGGCCTGCACCTCGCCGACCCGCGCGTCGAAGCGTCCGTGCTGGGCGTGCTCGACCGGGTCGAGGCGCACCTGCGGGCCAGCGTGGCCAGCGCGGACCCACTCGTCACCGAGGCGGCCCGGCACCTGCTCCAGGCCGGCGGCAAGCGGTTCCGTCCGCTGCTGGTGGCGCTGGGCGCCCAGTTCGGCGACCCGGAGGCCGCGCAGGTCGTCCCGGCCGCCGTGGTGATGGAACTCACTCACCTGGCGACGCTCTACCACGACGACGTGATGGACGAGGCGGCCGTGCGGCGGGGCGCCCCGAGCGCCAACTCCCGCTGGACCAACTCGGTGGCCATCCTGGTCGGCGACTACCTCTTCGCCCGGGCCGCGGACATCGCGGCCGACCTGGGCCCGGAGGCGGTCCGGTTGCAGGCGCGCACGTTCGCCCGGCTGGTGCACGGCCAGATCGCCGAGACGGTCGGGCCGCGGGACACCGACCCGGTCGCCCACTACCTGCACGTGATCGCCGAGAAGACCGGTTCGCTGATCGCCACCTCGGCCCGCTTCGGCGGCATGTTCGGCGGCGCGTCCCCCGAGCACATCGAGGCCCTGGCCGGATACGGCGAGATCATCGGGGTGGCGTTCCAGCTCTCCGACGACCTGCTGGACATCGCCAGCGAGTCGGTGGAGTCCGGCAAGACGCCCGGCACCGACCTGCGCGAGGGCGTGCCCACCCTGCCGGTGCTCTACGCGCTCGCCGCCGACGACTCGGACGCGGCCAGCGTGCGGCTGCGGGAGATCCTGGCCACCGGGCCGCTGGTCGACGACGCGCTGCACGCCGAGGCGCTGACCCTGCTCCGCGAGTCCCCGGCGCTCAAGCGCGCCCGGGAGACGGTGCGCAGCTACGCCGAGGACGCCCGCGCCCGCCTCGCCCCGCTCCCCGAGGGCCCGGCCCGCCGCGCGCTGGAATCTCTCTGCGACTACATCGCCGACCGCACCAGCTGA
- the nuoH gene encoding NADH-quinone oxidoreductase subunit NuoH, protein MNAVILAAQDPTLADFGKDPWWLVLGKIVFAFAFGLLATLLGVWFERRVVGRMAVRPGPNQVGPFGLLQTLADGLKMAFKEDILPRAADKVVFFFAPTISVISAVTALSVIPFGPKVSIFGHWTPLQVTDVSVAVLVILACSSMGVYGIVLGGWASGSTYPLLGGLRSSAQMISYEVAMGLSIVAVFMTAGTMSTSGIVAAQGDATQLSIGGFDLPAPGWYAILLLPSFIIFFIAMVGETNRAPFDLPEAESELVAGFMTEYSSLKFALFMLSEYVAMVTMSAVTTTLFLGGWRAPWPITLWSGANEGWWPMLWFFGKVILLVFVFVWLRGTLPRLRYDQFMRFGWKVLLPINLVWILVLAGLRSIEDWQTNDRLLATAIGAGVLLLATLFWPGKKKQPKPSPQEQVDSRPYGSFPLPPMDLQVPPSPRTRRVVAEREPANVVAGSDSREV, encoded by the coding sequence GTGAACGCCGTCATCCTCGCGGCGCAGGACCCGACGCTCGCCGACTTCGGCAAGGACCCGTGGTGGCTGGTCCTCGGGAAGATCGTCTTCGCGTTCGCCTTCGGCCTGCTGGCCACGCTGCTCGGCGTCTGGTTCGAGCGGCGGGTCGTCGGCCGGATGGCGGTGCGGCCCGGCCCCAACCAGGTCGGCCCGTTCGGCCTGCTCCAGACGCTCGCCGACGGCCTGAAGATGGCGTTCAAGGAGGACATCCTCCCGCGCGCCGCCGACAAGGTGGTCTTCTTCTTCGCCCCGACCATCTCGGTGATCTCCGCGGTCACCGCGCTGTCGGTGATCCCGTTCGGCCCGAAGGTGAGCATCTTCGGCCACTGGACGCCGCTGCAGGTCACCGACGTGTCGGTGGCGGTGCTGGTGATCCTGGCCTGCTCCTCGATGGGCGTCTACGGCATCGTGCTCGGCGGGTGGGCCTCCGGCTCGACGTACCCGCTGCTCGGCGGTCTCCGGTCCAGCGCCCAGATGATCTCCTACGAGGTCGCGATGGGGCTGAGCATCGTGGCGGTGTTCATGACCGCCGGCACGATGTCGACCAGCGGGATCGTCGCCGCGCAGGGCGACGCCACCCAACTGAGCATCGGCGGGTTCGACCTGCCCGCCCCCGGCTGGTACGCGATCCTGCTGCTGCCCAGCTTCATCATCTTCTTCATCGCCATGGTCGGTGAGACCAACCGGGCGCCGTTCGACCTGCCGGAGGCGGAGTCGGAGCTGGTCGCGGGCTTCATGACGGAGTACAGCTCGCTGAAGTTCGCGCTCTTCATGCTCTCCGAGTACGTGGCGATGGTGACCATGTCGGCGGTCACCACCACGCTGTTCCTCGGCGGCTGGCGGGCCCCCTGGCCGATCACGCTCTGGTCGGGCGCCAACGAGGGTTGGTGGCCGATGCTGTGGTTCTTCGGCAAGGTGATCCTGCTGGTCTTCGTGTTCGTCTGGCTGCGCGGCACGCTGCCCCGGCTCCGCTACGACCAGTTCATGCGGTTCGGCTGGAAGGTGCTGCTGCCGATCAACCTGGTCTGGATCCTGGTGCTCGCCGGGCTGCGCTCGATCGAGGACTGGCAGACCAACGACCGGCTGCTCGCCACCGCCATCGGCGCGGGCGTGCTGCTGCTGGCCACGCTCTTCTGGCCCGGCAAGAAGAAGCAGCCGAAGCCGTCCCCGCAGGAACAGGTGGACAGCCGGCCGTACGGCAGCTTCCCGCTGCCCCCGATGGATCTTCAGGTTCCGCCGAGCCCCCGTACCCGGCGCGTGGTCGCCGAGCGGGAGCCGGCCAACGTCGTCGCCGGCTCGGACTCCAGGGAGGTGTGA
- the nuoI gene encoding NADH-quinone oxidoreductase subunit NuoI, with protein sequence MGAITGTFKGFGVTFSHMFKKVVTTDYPFKPPVSAPRYHGRHILNRHPDGLEKCIGCELCAWACPADAIYVEGGDNTEEQRFSPGERYASTYQINYARCIFCGLCIEACPTRSLTMSNEYELARDNRQDLIFTKEQLLAPLLEGMEQPPHPMRLGDSEKDYYVGALTNPGTSAGAEHSPMGPGRYQVEEHPGVTFPGAEQAAQRSEAGKGAGA encoded by the coding sequence GTGGGCGCGATCACCGGAACGTTCAAGGGCTTCGGGGTCACCTTCTCGCACATGTTCAAGAAGGTCGTCACCACCGACTACCCGTTCAAGCCGCCGGTCTCGGCGCCGCGCTACCACGGGCGGCACATCCTCAACCGGCACCCGGACGGGCTGGAGAAGTGCATCGGCTGCGAGCTGTGCGCCTGGGCCTGCCCGGCCGACGCGATCTACGTGGAGGGTGGCGACAACACCGAGGAGCAGCGCTTCTCCCCGGGTGAGCGGTACGCCAGCACCTACCAGATCAACTACGCCCGGTGCATCTTCTGCGGGCTCTGCATCGAGGCCTGCCCGACCCGTTCGCTCACCATGAGCAACGAGTACGAGCTGGCCCGGGACAACCGGCAGGACCTGATCTTCACCAAGGAGCAGCTGCTCGCGCCGCTGCTCGAAGGCATGGAGCAGCCGCCGCACCCGATGCGGCTGGGCGACAGCGAGAAGGACTACTACGTCGGCGCGTTGACCAACCCGGGCACCTCGGCCGGCGCCGAGCACTCGCCGATGGGCCCGGGCCGGTACCAGGTGGAGGAGCACCCCGGCGTGACCTTCCCCGGCGCCGAGCAGGCCGCGCAGCGGTCCGAGGCGGGCAAGGGAGCAGGGGCATGA
- a CDS encoding NADH-quinone oxidoreductase subunit M translates to MSNFPFLSVLTVAPLVGALVVALLPRSRPDLAKLVAFGWSLLVLVLSVVMWFAFSAGGDRFQFRESYPWIPNWSVRFTFEVDGIALVMLMLIAILVPLVILASWHDAESSKRSVPVYFALLLVLECTMIGVFAAADVFLFYVFFEVMLVPMYFLIGSYGGHQRQYAAVKFFLYSLVGGLFMLAAVIGLWVVGGKTFDWQALSQAEFATNTARWLFLGFFIAFAIKAPFFPFHTWLPDAGGAAPAGAAALLVGVLDKVGTFGILRYCLPLFPEASRWFAPWALALGVIGIIYAALLAVGQNDLKRLVSYTSIAHFGFIGVGIFAFTTQAGTGAVLYMLNHGLATGLLFLVVGMLIARRGSALISDFGGAGKLVPVLAGVLFFAGLASLALPGTAPFVSEFLVLIGTFTVNKPVAVIATLGIILAAAYVLWMVQRTTQGTLNPALTEVEGMRRDLTLREKVVVAPLIALIVLLGFYPKPVTDVINPAVQATMQDVGKSDPAPEVGSVQEASR, encoded by the coding sequence ATGTCCAACTTCCCGTTCCTCTCGGTGCTGACCGTGGCGCCGCTGGTCGGCGCCCTGGTGGTGGCGTTGCTGCCGCGCAGCCGGCCGGACCTGGCCAAGCTGGTGGCGTTCGGCTGGTCGCTGCTGGTGCTGGTGCTCTCGGTGGTGATGTGGTTCGCCTTCTCCGCCGGCGGTGACCGGTTCCAGTTCCGCGAGTCGTACCCGTGGATCCCGAACTGGAGCGTGCGGTTCACCTTCGAGGTGGACGGCATCGCGCTGGTCATGCTGATGCTGATCGCGATCCTGGTGCCGCTGGTGATCCTGGCGTCCTGGCACGACGCCGAGTCGTCCAAGCGCTCGGTGCCGGTCTACTTCGCGCTGCTGCTCGTCCTCGAGTGCACGATGATCGGCGTCTTCGCCGCCGCCGACGTCTTCCTGTTCTACGTGTTCTTCGAGGTCATGCTGGTGCCGATGTACTTCCTGATCGGCAGCTACGGCGGCCACCAGCGGCAGTACGCGGCGGTGAAGTTCTTCCTCTACTCGCTGGTCGGCGGTCTGTTCATGCTGGCCGCGGTGATCGGACTCTGGGTGGTCGGCGGGAAGACCTTCGACTGGCAGGCGCTGAGCCAGGCGGAGTTCGCCACGAACACGGCCCGCTGGCTGTTCCTCGGCTTCTTCATCGCCTTCGCGATCAAGGCGCCGTTCTTCCCGTTCCACACCTGGCTGCCGGACGCCGGTGGCGCCGCCCCGGCCGGCGCGGCCGCGCTGCTGGTCGGCGTGCTGGACAAGGTCGGCACGTTCGGCATCCTGCGCTACTGCCTCCCGCTGTTCCCGGAGGCGTCGCGCTGGTTCGCGCCGTGGGCGCTGGCGCTGGGGGTCATCGGCATCATCTACGCCGCGCTGCTGGCGGTCGGCCAGAACGACCTGAAGCGGCTGGTGTCGTACACCTCGATCGCGCACTTCGGGTTCATCGGTGTGGGTATCTTCGCCTTCACCACCCAGGCCGGCACCGGCGCGGTGCTCTACATGCTCAACCACGGGCTCGCCACCGGCCTGCTCTTCCTGGTGGTCGGCATGCTGATCGCCCGGCGCGGCTCGGCGCTGATCAGCGACTTCGGCGGCGCGGGCAAGCTGGTGCCGGTGCTGGCCGGCGTGCTCTTCTTCGCCGGTCTGGCCTCGCTGGCGCTGCCCGGCACCGCGCCGTTCGTCTCCGAGTTCCTGGTGCTGATCGGCACGTTCACGGTCAACAAGCCGGTCGCGGTGATCGCCACGCTCGGCATCATCCTGGCCGCCGCGTACGTGCTGTGGATGGTGCAGCGCACCACCCAGGGCACGCTCAACCCGGCGCTGACCGAGGTCGAGGGCATGCGCCGGGACCTCACGCTGCGCGAGAAGGTCGTCGTCGCGCCGCTGATCGCGCTGATCGTGCTGCTCGGCTTCTATCCGAAGCCGGTCACCGATGTCATCAACCCCGCCGTCCAGGCGACCATGCAGGACGTCGGCAAGTCCGATCCCGCCCCTGAGGTCGGCAGCGTCCAGGAGGCTTCCCGGTGA
- the nuoL gene encoding NADH-quinone oxidoreductase subunit L has protein sequence MEQTVEFATADGLLGSVWLLVAIPLVSAAVLLLLGRRADRWGHWLGVAAIGAAFVLGLTYFFQLRGLENKQVEQSLWQFITVGDLKVDFGLLFDPLAAVFVLLITGVGFLIHLYAVEYMAHDEGRRRFFGYFNLFVAAMLLLVLGNNYVMLYFGWEGVGLASYLLISFWYGRPSAATAGKKAFLMNRVGDAGLAIGIFVMFAMLGTTQYDEVFNGVGSLTSTTVLVLGLLLLLGAAGKSGQFPLQAWLPDAMEGPTPVSALIHAATMVTAGVYLIARSNPIFSANETLQLVVVSVGALTLLMGCVIGAAKDDIKRVLAWSTVSQIGYMFLGVGLGGGAYALAIIHLLAHGFFKANMFLGAGSVMHGMNDQVDIRRFGGLSKYMKITWLTFMMGWLAIIGIPPLSGYFSKEPIIASAFEREGWTAWLFGGAALLGAGLTAFYMTRLFVLTFHGPKRWTEDIEHPHESPKLMTIPLILLAAGSVVAGGLMTLNDGVVSWLTPVLGEEAGGEAHGVLSHTVITILSILITVLGAGLAWFLFRNGTATEPQPAGVVVTAARRNLYTDAFNEAVFEKPGIFLTRALVFLDNRGVDGLVNGLAAAVGGGSGRLRRLQTGFVRSYATSILTGALLVVAAFLAVQAGWLA, from the coding sequence GTGGAACAGACTGTGGAATTCGCTACTGCGGATGGCCTGCTGGGCAGCGTCTGGCTGCTGGTGGCGATCCCGCTGGTCAGCGCGGCGGTCCTGCTGCTGCTCGGCCGGCGGGCGGACCGCTGGGGCCACTGGCTCGGCGTGGCGGCCATCGGCGCCGCGTTCGTGCTCGGCCTGACCTACTTCTTCCAGCTGCGCGGTCTGGAGAACAAGCAGGTCGAACAGAGCCTCTGGCAGTTCATCACGGTCGGCGACCTGAAGGTGGACTTCGGCCTGCTCTTCGACCCGCTGGCCGCGGTGTTCGTGCTGCTGATCACCGGGGTGGGTTTCCTCATCCACCTCTACGCCGTGGAGTACATGGCGCACGACGAGGGCCGGCGCCGGTTCTTCGGGTACTTCAACCTGTTCGTCGCCGCGATGCTGCTGCTGGTGCTCGGCAACAACTACGTGATGCTCTACTTCGGCTGGGAGGGCGTCGGCCTGGCGTCGTACCTGCTGATCTCCTTCTGGTACGGCCGGCCCAGCGCGGCCACCGCCGGCAAGAAGGCGTTCCTGATGAACCGGGTCGGCGACGCCGGCCTGGCCATCGGCATCTTCGTCATGTTCGCCATGCTCGGCACCACCCAGTACGACGAGGTGTTCAACGGGGTCGGCTCGCTGACCTCCACCACGGTGCTGGTGCTCGGCCTGCTGCTGCTCCTCGGCGCGGCCGGCAAGTCCGGCCAGTTCCCGCTCCAGGCCTGGCTGCCGGACGCGATGGAGGGCCCGACCCCGGTGTCCGCGCTCATCCACGCGGCCACCATGGTCACCGCGGGCGTCTACCTGATCGCCCGCTCCAACCCGATCTTCTCCGCCAACGAGACGCTCCAGCTCGTGGTGGTCAGCGTCGGCGCGCTCACCCTGCTGATGGGCTGCGTCATCGGCGCGGCGAAGGACGACATCAAGCGGGTGCTGGCCTGGTCCACGGTGAGCCAGATCGGCTACATGTTCCTCGGCGTCGGTCTCGGCGGCGGCGCGTACGCGCTGGCCATCATCCACCTGCTGGCGCACGGCTTCTTCAAGGCCAACATGTTCCTCGGCGCCGGCTCGGTCATGCACGGCATGAACGACCAGGTGGACATCCGCCGCTTCGGCGGACTGTCGAAGTACATGAAGATCACCTGGCTGACGTTCATGATGGGCTGGCTGGCCATCATCGGCATCCCGCCGCTCTCCGGCTACTTCTCCAAGGAGCCGATCATCGCGTCCGCGTTCGAGCGGGAGGGCTGGACCGCCTGGCTGTTCGGCGGGGCGGCGCTCCTCGGCGCCGGGCTCACCGCGTTCTACATGACCCGGCTGTTCGTGCTCACGTTCCACGGCCCGAAGCGGTGGACCGAGGACATCGAGCACCCGCACGAGTCGCCCAAGCTCATGACGATCCCGCTGATCCTGCTCGCCGCCGGCTCGGTGGTGGCCGGTGGTCTGATGACGCTGAACGACGGCGTGGTGTCGTGGCTGACCCCGGTGCTCGGCGAGGAGGCGGGTGGCGAGGCGCACGGCGTGCTCTCGCACACCGTGATCACCATCCTCTCGATCCTGATCACCGTGCTCGGGGCCGGGCTGGCCTGGTTCCTGTTCCGCAACGGCACGGCCACCGAGCCGCAGCCGGCCGGTGTGGTGGTCACCGCCGCCCGCCGCAACCTCTACACGGACGCCTTCAACGAGGCGGTCTTCGAGAAGCCGGGCATCTTCCTCACCCGGGCGCTGGTGTTCCTCGACAACCGGGGCGTCGACGGGCTGGTCAACGGCCTCGCCGCCGCGGTGGGTGGGGGCTCGGGCCGGCTCCGGCGGCTGCAGACCGGCTTCGTGCGGTCGTACGCGACCTCGATCCTGACCGGCGCGCTGCTCGTGGTGGCGGCGTTCCTGGCGGTGCAGGCGGGGTGGCTGGCGTGA